In Sodalis ligni, a single genomic region encodes these proteins:
- a CDS encoding alpha-amylase family glycosyl hydrolase: MEAITQLLEEIYASSLTQAQLDTIKSKINFAKSTLQQPRKSHWDQKDVVLITYADQFMEAEQPTLVSLTTFFQQRLKETFNLIHLLPFYPYSSDDGFAVIDYHQVNPIVGSWQHISILNEYARLMFDFVCNHISSHSKWLAGYREQLTDYEDFFIALPPATDLSTVTRPRTSPLLTPFTTKDEQTKYLWTTFSADQVDLNFANPHVLINIIGVLLHYLTQGAEYIRLDAVGYLWKELGTRCIHLPKTHLLVKLFRAIVDEVAPGTVIITETNVPHKDNISYFGNGHDEAQMVYQFPLPPLVLHAIHNGSSRALRQWASSMETGRTDTTYLNFLASHDGIGMNPLRGILPELEINNLVRDLESEGALVSYKQNTDGTTSPYEINVTFMDALNRRKDTDDIRLRRFMLAHAILLAFPGVPAVYIQSILGSRNDYEGVKAAGYNRAVNREKYPLKAIEAALQDETSLRSRVFHQLSGLIQTRRQQPAFHPDAAMEILELDNALFAFHRRHPRQNILCLYNLSIKPINCTLPDGHYRDVITCREITGGIAFSLEPYQFFWLTNP; the protein is encoded by the coding sequence AAATCGACCCTGCAACAGCCGCGCAAAAGCCATTGGGACCAAAAGGACGTGGTGCTGATTACCTATGCGGACCAGTTTATGGAGGCGGAACAGCCCACGCTGGTGAGCCTGACCACTTTTTTTCAACAGCGTCTGAAAGAGACGTTCAACCTGATACATCTGTTGCCTTTTTATCCCTACTCCTCCGATGACGGTTTTGCCGTCATTGACTATCACCAGGTAAACCCCATCGTCGGCAGTTGGCAACATATCAGCATACTCAATGAGTACGCCCGCCTGATGTTCGATTTTGTCTGTAATCATATTTCATCCCACAGCAAATGGCTGGCGGGGTATCGGGAGCAGCTCACGGATTATGAAGATTTTTTTATCGCCCTGCCCCCCGCCACCGATCTCAGCACCGTCACTCGTCCCCGCACCTCGCCGCTCTTGACGCCCTTTACCACTAAAGACGAGCAAACCAAATATCTCTGGACCACCTTCAGCGCCGATCAGGTGGATCTGAATTTTGCCAATCCCCATGTGCTGATCAACATCATCGGGGTGCTGCTGCACTATTTGACGCAAGGGGCGGAATACATTCGGCTGGATGCGGTGGGGTATTTGTGGAAAGAGCTCGGCACACGTTGCATCCATCTGCCGAAGACGCATCTGCTGGTGAAATTGTTTCGCGCCATCGTCGATGAGGTGGCGCCGGGTACCGTGATTATCACCGAAACCAACGTCCCCCATAAAGACAATATCAGCTACTTCGGCAACGGCCATGACGAAGCCCAGATGGTGTATCAATTCCCCTTGCCGCCGCTGGTGCTGCACGCTATCCACAACGGCAGCAGCCGCGCCCTGCGGCAGTGGGCGTCCTCCATGGAAACGGGACGCACGGATACCACGTACCTGAATTTCCTGGCATCCCACGACGGCATCGGCATGAACCCACTGCGGGGCATTCTGCCGGAGCTGGAAATCAACAACCTGGTACGGGATCTGGAATCGGAAGGGGCGCTGGTTTCCTACAAGCAAAATACCGACGGCACCACCAGCCCCTATGAAATCAACGTCACCTTTATGGATGCCCTTAACCGGCGCAAGGATACGGATGATATCAGGCTGCGCCGCTTTATGCTGGCCCATGCCATTTTGCTGGCGTTCCCCGGCGTCCCCGCGGTTTACATCCAAAGCATACTGGGTTCGCGCAACGATTATGAAGGGGTAAAAGCGGCCGGTTACAACCGGGCAGTCAACCGGGAAAAATATCCGCTGAAGGCCATCGAGGCGGCGCTGCAGGATGAAACCTCGCTGCGCTCGCGGGTATTTCATCAATTAAGCGGATTAATACAAACCCGGCGGCAACAGCCGGCGTTTCATCCGGATGCCGCCATGGAAATACTGGAACTGGATAATGCCCTGTTTGCTTTTCACCGGCGTCATCCGCGCCAGAATATCCTTTGCCTGTACAACCTGAGCATCAAACCCATCAATTGCACTTTGCCCGACGGCCATTACCGGGATGTGATAACGTGTCGTGAGATAACCGGCGGAATAGCGTTTAGTCTGGAACCTTATCAGTTTTTCTGGCTGACGAATCCCTAA